The following proteins are encoded in a genomic region of Candidatus Diapherotrites archaeon:
- a CDS encoding Fic family protein: MGSIISRKVKGKEYFYIEQTIRIGKKYQKISVYLGNQKPLTSELPIFKKKLQKRVNAFYSNELLKPETSYVNIAAAKKLETIKQETNTFIENLNSIQKKHWIERERERFITNTNAIEGSTLTLNETHRILKLDEKIGTERERLEVLNMEKCLQRYDQYLKINQELNEKMVLQLHYILLDKIPHYDQYKGIWRPVDVEIRTSQFEFPHFQYVPGEMRKLFEWYYEKKDRIHPLELAAVFHCQFTTIHPFADGNGRISRLLMNYILQYAQFPFTNIPYSKQKEYFETQEKGHHSQYQLFTQFLIKQLQQNYREIKK, translated from the coding sequence ATGGGCTCGATTATTTCCAGGAAAGTAAAAGGAAAGGAATATTTCTACATTGAACAAACCATCCGCATTGGGAAAAAATACCAGAAAATATCTGTTTATCTCGGAAACCAGAAACCCCTCACGAGCGAGCTGCCAATATTTAAAAAGAAGCTTCAAAAACGAGTCAACGCGTTTTACTCGAATGAATTATTGAAGCCTGAAACGAGCTATGTTAATATAGCTGCTGCCAAAAAGCTGGAAACGATCAAACAAGAAACTAACACATTTATAGAAAATTTAAACAGCATTCAAAAAAAACATTGGATTGAAAGGGAGCGAGAAAGGTTCATCACCAATACAAATGCAATTGAAGGAAGCACACTCACGCTTAACGAAACACATCGCATACTTAAGTTAGATGAAAAAATAGGAACGGAGAGAGAACGTTTGGAAGTTTTGAATATGGAGAAATGCCTCCAACGTTATGACCAATACTTGAAAATCAACCAGGAATTAAACGAAAAAATGGTTCTGCAACTCCACTATATCTTATTGGATAAAATTCCTCATTACGATCAATACAAGGGGATCTGGAGACCGGTTGATGTTGAAATTCGAACAAGCCAATTTGAATTCCCCCATTTTCAATATGTTCCGGGAGAAATGAGGAAATTATTTGAGTGGTATTATGAAAAGAAAGATCGAATACACCCGCTGGAGTTGGCTGCCGTCTTTCATTGCCAATTTACAACCATTCACCCATTTGCAGATGGAAATGGCAGAATCTCACGGCTACTTATGAACTACATCCTTCAATATGCACAGTTTCCTTTCACTAACATCCCTTATTCCAAACAAAAGGAATACTTTGAAACCCAAGAAAAAGGACATCACTCCCAATACCAACTATTCACTCAATTTCTTATTAAACAATTACAACAAAATTACCGAGAAATCAAAAAGTAG
- a CDS encoding ATP-binding cassette domain-containing protein gives MPIISFKHVSKSFRIPEPSQGFWKSLARKEKLVHALNDVTFEVKEGEILGYIGPNGAGKSTTIKILTGILVPDKGEVGVNDFTPWKERERYTFDIGVVFGHKSLLWWDIAPLYSFRLYKSIYEMTETEYQDRLKYLVDLFDVQEFMHIPTRKLSLGQRMRCELVASLIHKPKILFLDEPTIGLDVVAKQRMREAILAINQKEKTTVILTTHDMGDIEQLAHRIIVLDKGKIIHEGDVHSLRKTLLIENEIQFEIEKIINEKEFQRLCRLYGVELKERSYILKFDANHSAKLILDSFYSCARISTFEVRHPSLEVVIRDFYSRKNTKKR, from the coding sequence ATGCCAATCATTTCTTTCAAGCATGTCTCCAAATCATTCCGTATACCGGAACCATCCCAAGGATTTTGGAAAAGCCTCGCGCGCAAAGAGAAGTTGGTCCACGCCCTGAACGATGTTACCTTCGAAGTGAAGGAAGGAGAGATATTGGGGTACATTGGACCCAATGGGGCCGGGAAAAGCACCACTATCAAAATTTTGACGGGAATATTGGTTCCTGACAAGGGCGAGGTGGGCGTAAATGATTTCACCCCATGGAAGGAGAGGGAACGATACACCTTTGATATCGGGGTTGTTTTCGGACACAAATCATTATTGTGGTGGGATATTGCCCCCTTGTATAGTTTCAGATTATACAAGAGCATCTATGAAATGACTGAGACAGAATACCAGGATCGATTGAAGTATTTGGTCGATTTGTTCGATGTACAAGAATTCATGCACATTCCCACGCGCAAATTATCTCTTGGACAGCGTATGCGATGCGAATTGGTGGCGTCTCTCATCCATAAACCAAAGATATTGTTCCTGGATGAGCCCACGATTGGGTTGGATGTAGTGGCCAAACAACGCATGAGGGAGGCGATACTTGCGATCAACCAGAAAGAGAAAACAACGGTGATTCTTACCACGCATGATATGGGTGATATCGAGCAGTTGGCCCACCGCATTATTGTATTAGACAAGGGAAAAATCATCCATGAAGGGGATGTGCACTCGCTCAGGAAAACCCTCTTGATTGAAAATGAAATCCAATTCGAGATAGAAAAAATAATAAATGAAAAGGAATTCCAGAGACTCTGCCGCCTGTATGGGGTTGAATTGAAGGAACGATCATACATCCTGAAATTTGACGCCAACCATTCTGCCAAACTCATATTGGATTCATTTTACTCATGCGCACGCATCTCCACCTTTGAAGTGCGACATCCATCCTTGGAGGTGGTTATTCGTGACTTTTATTCGAGAAAAAATACTAAAAAACGTTGA